The following proteins are encoded in a genomic region of Bacillus sp. FJAT-22090:
- the pdxR gene encoding MocR-like pyridoxine biosynthesis transcription factor PdxR, which translates to MKNTIFVLNDESPKYKQIYEQFKSFIERGDIHPNDPLPSIRQLAESLQVSRNTTLMAYEQLVAEGYIRGEGRKGYFVNELEPVLFQDTFIPPDKKHKEAVTRVEIDFRAGAVDQTNFPLKIWRRISNQVLTLRESFLYGEPFGEVCLREQIAAYLFQSRGVKTDPNAIIIGSSTQQMLIHLGQILKDDIAGIIIEDPGYDGAMEAFRFHRFTIETLPVYETGANFSKLEKLRSRLIYVTPSHQSPLGVSMSIQQRQMLIHWANNKNGFIIEDDYDSEFRYTQQPFPALASIDSTRVIYLGNFSKSFLPGIRISYMVLPQLVLNRYKNQFLHFESTTSLLSQLTMAKFMEEGEWNRHIKRMRLVYKRKMQCLVSELKKHFKQSISIIGEQSGLYVLVKVHLNRSEEWLIERASIYGVKVYPTSIYFINNHPAETIIKLGFSNLTCDEIQEGVKLLKEAWA; encoded by the coding sequence ATGAAAAATACTATTTTTGTTTTGAATGATGAATCCCCCAAATACAAGCAAATATACGAGCAGTTTAAGTCTTTTATTGAGCGTGGCGACATACATCCTAATGACCCATTGCCATCCATTCGACAACTTGCAGAGTCCCTTCAAGTCAGTCGCAATACGACATTGATGGCATATGAGCAGCTTGTAGCGGAAGGCTATATCCGCGGAGAAGGGAGAAAAGGGTATTTTGTAAATGAATTAGAGCCGGTTTTATTTCAAGATACCTTCATCCCACCTGATAAAAAGCATAAAGAGGCGGTAACGCGTGTCGAAATTGATTTCAGAGCAGGGGCCGTGGATCAAACCAATTTTCCCCTGAAAATTTGGAGAAGAATATCGAATCAAGTTTTAACATTACGGGAGAGTTTTCTATACGGGGAACCCTTTGGTGAAGTATGCTTGCGTGAGCAAATCGCCGCTTATTTATTCCAATCTCGTGGAGTGAAAACAGATCCAAATGCGATTATAATCGGAAGTAGTACCCAACAAATGTTAATTCATCTTGGACAAATCTTGAAGGATGATATTGCTGGCATTATTATAGAGGATCCAGGTTATGATGGAGCGATGGAAGCTTTTCGATTTCATCGTTTCACGATTGAGACTTTACCAGTTTATGAGACAGGGGCTAATTTTTCAAAATTAGAAAAATTGAGGTCAAGGTTAATCTATGTAACCCCCTCCCATCAAAGTCCACTAGGTGTAAGTATGTCTATCCAGCAAAGACAAATGCTTATTCATTGGGCTAATAACAAAAATGGATTTATTATCGAAGACGATTATGATAGTGAATTTCGCTATACTCAACAACCATTTCCAGCACTTGCATCCATTGATTCAACGAGAGTCATTTACCTAGGGAATTTCTCAAAGTCCTTTCTTCCAGGAATCCGCATAAGTTATATGGTATTACCCCAGTTAGTATTAAATCGTTATAAAAATCAATTTCTTCATTTTGAGAGTACTACTTCACTCCTAAGCCAGCTTACAATGGCTAAATTTATGGAAGAGGGAGAATGGAATCGCCATATTAAACGAATGCGGCTTGTGTATAAGCGAAAAATGCAGTGCTTAGTTTCAGAATTAAAAAAACACTTCAAACAAAGTATATCCATTATTGGGGAACAGTCTGGTTTGTACGTTTTAGTTAAGGTACATCTAAATCGTTCAGAAGAATGGTTAATCGAGCGTGCTTCCATTTATGGGGTTAAAGTGTATCCTACCTCCATCTATTTCATAAATAACCATCCTGCAGAAACAATTATTAAACTTGGATTCAGTAATCTTACCTGTGATGAAATTCAAGAAGGCGTGAAGCTTTTAAAAGAGGCGTGGGCATAA
- a CDS encoding phosphotransferase family protein, which produces MDNSIEFAEFEWVKKMIMINFKNLKINHIMQLGEGWMNRAYLVNHEIVFRFPKEKDGAIDTEKEIKALPSIKKHISLKIPEFIYCGKQDNGYPFVGYRLLPGEPMDEKLFCSLPSETKSKIAHQIAEFMNQISSFCVEQAKNLNIPETNFYQYYLETFNEVKEKAFPKINQDMQTYIAFRFEKYLEDKNHFRYSPKLLHADLSMDHLLFDLKRQEITGIIDFGDMKIGDPDYEYLYLLEECGETFTKKVMELREEENAQHKFEKLSFFLIADNMTLLLAGLKRNDREMFEEAVELIQCEMNTNHKG; this is translated from the coding sequence ATGGATAACAGTATCGAGTTTGCTGAGTTTGAGTGGGTTAAAAAAATGATTATGATTAATTTTAAGAACTTGAAAATTAATCATATAATGCAACTTGGCGAGGGATGGATGAATCGTGCCTATCTGGTCAATCATGAGATAGTATTTCGATTTCCAAAGGAAAAAGACGGAGCTATTGATACAGAAAAAGAAATAAAGGCGTTACCAAGCATAAAAAAACATATTTCTCTAAAAATACCGGAATTTATTTATTGTGGGAAACAAGATAATGGTTATCCCTTTGTCGGTTACAGATTATTGCCAGGAGAGCCTATGGATGAAAAATTATTTTGCTCATTACCATCAGAAACAAAGAGTAAAATCGCCCATCAAATCGCCGAGTTTATGAATCAGATCAGTTCATTCTGTGTTGAACAGGCGAAGAATTTAAATATACCTGAAACGAATTTCTATCAATATTACTTAGAGACTTTCAACGAGGTGAAGGAAAAAGCCTTTCCTAAAATCAATCAAGATATGCAAACATATATTGCTTTTCGATTCGAAAAATACCTGGAAGATAAAAACCATTTCAGATATTCACCTAAGCTTCTTCATGCTGATTTATCGATGGACCATTTATTATTTGATCTAAAGAGGCAAGAAATAACTGGAATTATCGATTTTGGTGACATGAAGATTGGTGACCCTGATTATGAATATTTATATTTGTTGGAAGAGTGTGGAGAAACATTTACTAAAAAAGTGATGGAATTGAGAGAGGAAGAAAACGCTCAACATAAGTTCGAAAAACTCTCTTTTTTCCTGATAGCTGATAACATGACACTATTATTAGCAGGACTAAAAAGAAATGATAGAGAGATGTTTGAAGAAGCAGTAGAGCTCATTCAGTGTGAAATGAATACAAACCACAAAGGATGA
- a CDS encoding B3/B4 domain-containing protein translates to MPKFIIEEGFWSLFPHAKIGTVICQEIDNSIRDVEIYEMLLLEAEKEAHKFLSQEEFSSNPVISVWREAFQKFKTKKGARCSIEALLKRVKNDNHIGTINPLVDIYNSISLCYGFPCGGEDIDTFVGDIRLTQANGNEPFIPLGNDENTSPYEGEIIYKDDEGAICRCWNWREAQRTMLTENTKNAFLCIESIDETRNNEFHMALNGLADLVSHYLGGNVKIEVLDINNRGITVCEDFHLN, encoded by the coding sequence ATGCCTAAATTTATCATTGAAGAAGGTTTTTGGTCGTTATTCCCTCATGCAAAAATAGGAACCGTTATTTGCCAGGAGATTGATAATTCAATAAGGGATGTAGAAATTTACGAAATGCTGCTGCTGGAGGCAGAGAAAGAAGCACATAAATTTCTTAGTCAGGAGGAATTCAGTAGTAATCCAGTCATATCCGTTTGGCGAGAAGCTTTTCAGAAATTTAAGACAAAGAAAGGGGCAAGGTGTTCCATTGAAGCCTTATTAAAAAGAGTGAAGAATGACAATCATATCGGAACAATAAACCCGCTTGTTGACATCTATAACTCAATTTCATTGTGTTATGGGTTTCCATGTGGTGGAGAAGATATCGATACTTTTGTAGGCGATATTAGGCTAACACAGGCAAATGGTAATGAACCGTTTATCCCATTGGGAAATGATGAAAATACTTCTCCATATGAAGGTGAAATTATTTATAAAGATGATGAAGGTGCAATATGCAGATGCTGGAATTGGCGTGAAGCTCAGAGAACGATGTTAACAGAAAATACTAAAAATGCATTCCTCTGTATTGAATCAATAGATGAAACAAGAAACAATGAGTTTCATATGGCGCTTAACGGTTTGGCTGATTTGGTGTCACATTATCTTGGTGGTAACGTGAAGATTGAAGTATTAGATATTAATAATAGGGGAATTACAGTTTGTGAAGATTTTCATTTAAACTAA
- a CDS encoding FMN-binding negative transcriptional regulator, which translates to MFIPKYFKVTDMDEVKEFIQANSFGTIVTTKQGKPIATHIPLEFRKKGDEFYITGHMAYGNPQWRTFETCENALVMYQGPDAYISSSWYGHENVPTWNYQAVHVYGKPVILEQEELKQDLVMLLEKYEKHRKNPILWDKLSPQLLERELKGIVGFKIKVQEVQAAYKLSQNRNEEDYRNIIGQLQKEEVLNSHQLAEAMKKIKNKGK; encoded by the coding sequence ATGTTTATTCCTAAATATTTTAAAGTCACGGACATGGATGAAGTCAAAGAGTTTATTCAAGCAAACTCTTTTGGAACCATCGTCACAACAAAACAAGGGAAACCAATTGCCACTCATATACCTTTGGAGTTTAGAAAAAAAGGCGATGAATTTTATATCACTGGACATATGGCCTATGGGAATCCTCAATGGAGAACATTCGAGACGTGTGAGAACGCACTTGTTATGTACCAAGGACCGGATGCGTATATTTCTTCTTCATGGTATGGTCATGAAAATGTCCCGACATGGAATTATCAAGCCGTCCATGTATACGGCAAACCGGTTATTTTAGAGCAAGAAGAGTTAAAGCAAGACCTGGTTATGTTACTAGAAAAATATGAAAAACATCGGAAAAATCCAATTTTATGGGATAAGCTTTCGCCTCAGCTATTGGAAAGGGAACTTAAAGGTATTGTGGGATTTAAGATTAAAGTACAAGAAGTTCAAGCCGCTTATAAATTAAGCCAGAATCGAAATGAGGAGGATTACCGCAACATCATTGGTCAACTACAGAAGGAGGAAGTTCTGAATTCTCATCAATTGGCAGAAGCGATGAAAAAAATAAAAAATAAGGGGAAATGA
- a CDS encoding LysE family translocator, with product MDFSTIWLFVIAAATVLIIPGPAVLYIMARSIEQGKKAGLVSVLGVSLGGSVHVLAGAIGVSAILMTSETAFSIVKYLGAAYLIYLGCKTLFSRPDKTTSEIPKAPSQKLLKIFYQSALVEIMNPKTALYFLAFFPQFISPSAGSVPLQFLLLGTIFLILAFICDGLYAVLAASIRKRILGSKVSSKLQSRITSYLYIVLGVICAFASPSKI from the coding sequence ATGGATTTTTCAACTATTTGGCTATTTGTAATTGCTGCTGCTACAGTGTTAATAATACCCGGACCAGCTGTGTTATATATTATGGCAAGAAGTATAGAACAAGGAAAGAAAGCAGGTCTGGTATCAGTTCTTGGTGTATCTCTTGGTGGTTCGGTTCACGTTTTAGCTGGAGCAATTGGAGTTTCTGCGATCCTTATGACATCAGAAACAGCCTTTAGTATAGTGAAATACTTGGGTGCTGCTTATCTTATCTATCTGGGGTGTAAGACTTTATTTTCTAGACCTGATAAAACGACTTCAGAAATTCCAAAAGCCCCTAGCCAAAAATTATTAAAGATTTTTTACCAATCTGCGCTCGTAGAGATAATGAACCCTAAGACAGCACTCTATTTTTTAGCATTCTTTCCGCAATTCATATCACCTTCGGCTGGATCAGTCCCATTACAATTTTTGCTTTTAGGAACTATATTTCTTATCTTGGCTTTTATTTGTGATGGTCTGTATGCAGTTCTTGCAGCAAGTATTAGAAAGCGGATTTTAGGTAGTAAAGTGAGTTCAAAGTTACAGAGTCGGATAACTAGTTATCTGTATATTGTTCTAGGAGTAATCTGCGCCTTTGCGAGCCCCTCCAAAATATAA